The sequence GGCTAACAGGATAAATCAGATCATACTGCCACAATCTGGTGGCAAAAGCACCATTATCAGGATGATTTATGGTGCAGAAAAACCCGACAGCGGTTTTGTAAGGGTGTTTGATTTTAATGTGTCTGATCTGAACTACTCCGGTATTCTGCTTCTTAGGAGGTATTTGGGTATCATATTTGAGGATATAAGGTTGATATCCAATATGACCGTTAAGGAAAACCTGTCGGCTATAACAAAACTTACAAGAAGGGATTTGTATTTATCGGAGGAGATATTTGATATGCTCTCCATAGGGCATCTTTTGGATAAGTACCCGCATGAGTTGTCCATAAGCGAGCAATCGCTTATCAATATAGCAAGGGGGGTTATATACAATTTCCCTCTTGTTATAGCCGATGAGCCACTGAGGTATCTATCTGAGGATTATAGGATTAAAGTCATACGCTTGTTTAAATATT comes from Hippea maritima DSM 10411 and encodes:
- a CDS encoding cell division ATP-binding protein FtsE; protein product: MVEFIDVVKSFNKRTVFSNLSFRIAANRINQIILPQSGGKSTIIRMIYGAEKPDSGFVRVFDFNVSDLNYSGILLLRRYLGIIFEDIRLISNMTVKENLSAITKLTRRDLYLSEEIFDMLSIGHLLDKYPHELSISEQSLINIARGVIYNFPLVIADEPLRYLSEDYRIKVIRLFKYLNQDKGITFLIATLASIDDDFYTVELKGL